Proteins co-encoded in one Pogoniulus pusillus isolate bPogPus1 chromosome 15, bPogPus1.pri, whole genome shotgun sequence genomic window:
- the LOC135181656 gene encoding uncharacterized protein LOC135181656, whose product MISHRVHWVGGGPRRSFCPPPPPCGEQGLGQVAQGHIRLDVECLQGWGLQHISASSTPLPPAPLPAALLCLQHSSACSTPLPPAHLCLQHTSASSTSACSTPLPPARLCLQHSSASSTSLPPAHLCLQHSSACSTPLPPARLCLQHVSASSTSACSTPLPAARLCLQHSSASSTSLSPAHLCLQHSSASSTPLPPALLCLQHVSAPSTSLPPALLCLQHISASSTSLPPALLCLQHSSAPSTTSSLLAPAGAGRGSCGAAHDWAGSPAHRAYLGNHWHRLPRAGQAPAATAHSQHCIPGIPLSLCCWN is encoded by the exons ATGATAAGTCATAGAGTGCATTGGGTTGGAGGGGGCCCTAGAAGGTCATTTTGTCCACCCCCTCCTCCCTGCGGTGAGCAGggactaggtcaggttgctcagggccacatcaggCTTGAcgttgaatgtctccaggggtggggcctccagcacatctctgcctccagcacacctctgcctccagcacctctgcctgcagcactcctctgcctgcagcactcctctgcctgcagcactcctctgcctccagcacatctctgcctccagcacacctctgcctccagcacctctgcctgcagcactcctctgcctccagcacgtctctgcctgcagcactcctctgcctccagcacatctctgcccccagcacatctctgcctccagcactcctctgcctgcagcactcctctgcctccagcacgtctctgcctgcagcacgtctctgcctccagcacctctgcctgcagcactcctctgcctgcagcacgtctctgcctccagcactcctctgcctccagcacgtctctgtccccagcacatctctgcctccagcactcctctgcctccagcactcctctgcctccagcactcctctgcctccagcacgTCTCTGCCCCCAGCACGTCTCTGCCTCCAGcactcctctgcctccagcacatctctgcctccagcacatctctgcctccagcactcctctgcctccagcactcctctgcccccagcaccacttcTTCACTGCTG GCTCCGGCAGGAGCGGGCAGGGGAAGCTGCGGCGCCGCACACGACtgggctggcagcccagcacacagagccTACCTGGGCAACCACTGGCATCGGCTGCCAAGAGCAGGACAGgccccagcagccacagcccacTCCCAGCATTGCATTCCTGGTATTCCCTTATCACTTTGTTGCTGGAATTGA